The Spirochaetales bacterium genomic sequence GGTATCGAAGAGGTCCCTGATAATGAGACTCATGGCCGCATGGGGAGAAACAATCACGGCGAAACCGAAAAAACCGACAATCGCCATGGCGAACGCGACGGGAATGCTGCTTGCGAGGAGAAAGAGAAGAATCAGACAACCGATAAGACCGATTTCAAATGGCGTCATGGTTCTATCAACACCTTTCCGGGATGAAAGAGGTGGTAGAGGATGACGAACATAACAACGACACAGTCAAGGCAAATAAGGAAACCGAGCCAGAAAATGGGAACCTGAAGCGTCGGGGTGACCTCCCCCGACCGGAAGAGCGACAGTCCGTATTGAACACTCTGCCATGCAAGTAGTCCGAAAAGAAGCACACTCAGGATCCGGATGCCCGTATCGACAATCACCCTCCCCTTTTCCGGCAGCTTGTGAAAAAAGAACTCGATCGCCACATGGCCTTTCACCGATGTCACATAAGGAAGTCCGCACGCGATGGTGACGACAAAGGTAATCCTGACCAGATCGAAGGCGCCGATCAGCCCCGAACCGAAAATCCTCAGGATCACATCGCAACAGGTGATGCCGATCATCGCGGCAATACCGCACCCGGCAATCGCCGCGAGGATATAAACGACTTTTTTGAGTAACGATGTCAACATAGTTGCCGTCATGGCGCCGTCCGTTTTTCCGGCCGCACGTTATTGCGCGTCCAGCATCGCCCTGATATCGCTAATGAGTTCTCCTCCGGGAAGCCCCGCTTTCTCCGCCTGATCGATATAATCCCGAACCAGCCCGGAGACCGCTTCCCTGAAACGTGCCTTCTCTTCCGCACTCAGGCTGATCGTCTCTTTTCCCAGTTCATCGACAAATGCCTTTCCTTCCCTGTCCGCGGTATCCCATGCCTCACCATGCTTTTCGATCCATTCCCCGCTTACCGCGGTAATAACGGCTTGTGTTTTTGCGGAAAGCTTTTCCCATGCCTGCTTGTTCATCACGACGAACATGGCGGTCGTATACCCGATGACCGATGTATCGGTGATATATGAAATGACCTCTCCCTGTTTCCACCCCTTCAATGTTTCGATCGGACAGAGTGTCGCGTCGGCAACCCCCTTCTGGAGGGCTTCATATGTTTCTGACTGGCTCATCCCTACAGGCACCCCGCCGAGACTCTGAACGATTTTAGACGAAAGCCCGGTCGCCCGCACTTTCAGGCCCGCGAGGTCTTCCATCGTCCGTATCGGCTTGTTGCTTGCCAGCATACCGGGTCCGTGGGCATGGAGGTAAAGGACATGGGTGTCGCCGACTTCCGCCGGCTTGAATGTGTCGACGACCGCGTTTGCGATACGGGTTGCCGTTTTTCCGTCCGGGTACCCCAGCGGCAGATCAATGCCTTCGAGAAACGGAAACCTTCCCCGCGTGTATGCGAAACAACTCATCCCGATATCGGAAATTCCATTGACGACGCCGTCATAACATTGGGTCGCGTTCGTCAGTGCCCCACCGGGGAACATTGTTATTTTAACCTTTCCCCCTGTCCTTTTTTCTATTTCCTTCGCCCAATCCTCTGCGGTAACACATTGAATATGAGACGGGGGAAAAAAGATGCTGTACGTGAGTTCGATCGTTTTCTCTTCCTTATTACCGCTACAGCCTGATATTATCAGGAAGACAAATAAAAGTGATATGACGTCCGTTTTTTTCATTTTTCTCTCCTCTTGTTATCGGTTGGTACATGAAATAATGACCTTCAACACGTATTACTTTGTTTTTTCGGCCTGCATTATACACGCATTCAGCGCATTATACCATACCTCATCGGACGTACCGAATAGTGCGTATATCCATGTCCCGACAATTGTCGTAAAAAAAACACACTTTTTTCTCCTTGCAAGGGAGAAAAAAAAAGGGTATTTTATCACCTGTATCGGATCAGAGAAAATATGCGGGGGATGAATCCCGGCATGTGAAACCTGATATGAGAAAGCGGTAATAAGCCTGTCATGAAACCTGATACAATAAAAAAAGACCTGAAAGAGGGAACGGCCCTCTTCGATACACTTACGGCATTATACGGAGAAAGCCGTTTTGAAGCCCAGCCGGAACGTTATTCCCGGTTATGCGGAGAATATCTTGCTCACTTTGGCGATTCTGATCGCGATACCGGCATATTCAGCACGCCGGGCCGGACTGAAATCGGGGGAAATCATACCGACCATAACCACGGCAGGATAATTGCCGCCGGCATTGATATCGATACCATCGCCGCGGCCGGAAAAAGAGACGACGGTATTATCACCGTCCGTTCGGACGGATACCGGGACGGGTTTGTCGTCGATTGCGGCGATCTGGATGTAAGGCCACGGGAAACACAGACAACGAACGCGTTGATCCGCGGTATTGCGGCCGGGATGAGGGCATCGGGATACAGGATCGGCGGCTTTAACGCATATGTAAACAGCGATATCGGGACGGGATCCGGGCTGAGTTCCTCCGCATCATTTGAAATACTGATCGCCACTATCCTCAACTCGCTCTACAATAATGGCGATATCGGCCGGAAGGAACTCGCCCTTATCGCGCAAAAAGCGGAAAACGAGTACTTCGGAAAACCGTGCGGCCTCATGGATCAGCTCGCCTGCGCATATGGCGGGATCGTGGCTGTCGATTTCCTCGATCCGGCGGAACCCGTGGTCGAAAAACTCGACTTCGATTTTTCCCGCCACGGTTACTGCCTCGCCGTCGTTGAGACGGGCGGAAGTCATGCCGATCTGACGGGTGAATACGCTGCTATCCCCGGAGAAATGGCTTCCGTCGCGCTGGCTTTCGGGAAATCCTGGTTGCGTGACATTGAAAGCGAGGCCGTGATCATCGATACCGTCCGGTCACTCAGCGGGACGCTTTCCGACCGGGCGATATTGCGGGCAATTCATTTTTTCCGTGAAAACGCGAGGGTCGAAAAACAAACGGATTCCCTGAAAAAAGGTGACCTCTCCGAATTCCTCCGTCTGGTTCGCGCTTCGGGCGACTCTTCATTCAAATGGCTTCAAAACTGCTATGTTTCGTCAAACAGCGACAGGCAACCCATCCCCCTCGCGCTTGCCTGTACGGAGATCTTTATCGAAACCCGCGGTGAAGGCGCCTGCCGCGTGCACGGCGGCGGTTTCGCCGGGACGGTCCTGGTTTTTCTTCCGCGACGCGACCTCACCGACTATTCACGTTATATGAAACGCATCTTTTCGGGAAACCCGGTTGCGGAATTGACTATTCGGAAGCAGGGTACGCTGCGGATCGTATAGCCGGTCGGCCACCGTTTCACGTCCCCAGCCCGAGAAAGTAAAAGATCATCTGAAGCGCCCACCATAAAAGGGGAAGGCCGATCAGCATCATGAAAAACCCGAGGGCGATCATCGTTTTTCCGTGATTTCTCATCTCGGGGTTATAGACATGGACTTTTTTCCCGTCGTTGTCTTTCATCTTCGCGGCCTGAATATATATACCGGTGATAATACCGATAATCCCTCCCAGAAAACTGAATGCATATCCGAAAATAAGTATATTGGACCGATCGTTTTTAATATAGCCTTCTTTTACCTCATCGAGAGCGGGGGCTTCATATTGCATCCCCCGCCGTTTGGCTTCGCTCGAAAGCAGTTCATAGACACCCTCCCGGTAGGACTCCCTGCCCTCTGCGATACGAAGCAGCAACTCCGAATCGGAAAGCCCGATGATCTGATCTTGTATGGTACGTTGGTCCGTTTTCATGACAAAAGCGGTTGCCGCCCCCCTGTCCTGTTCGTCATATCACTATTGTAACCAAAACCGCACGATACGGCAACCTCCACCGTGCAATTGACACGTTCGCCCCTTGACGCGTGTCCGCTTGATGAATAATCCGGGGCGAAAAAATCGGTTTAGATCGAAGTATTTCGACCGGCAGAAACATGTCAAAGAAAATGGTGAAATCAGGAAACGTTAAAAAAAGGCCGGGGGCCTGCCGCCGGTCGGACGGACTCCCGGCCTTCCTTGTTGACATTCGGTTATTTGGTAACCACATTGATCTTTCGAGGCTTCTCCGATTCCTTGATATGAAGAGTGAGATGCAGTATCCCTTTTTTTAATTCTGCCTCGATTCTGTTTCGATCGATGGTATCGTCAAGGGTAAACTCCTGATGGTAATCAGCGTGCCTGATTTCCTGAACCAGGAATTCTCCTTCTTTTATGCGGGGAATCTCCTTTTTACCTTCCACCACCAAAATATCACCGTCGATCTTTACATCGAGATTATCCTTCATCACGCCTGGCATTTCCATTCTCAGTATGATATTGCCGTTTTCTTCCGATATGTCACAGCGTGCCGGACAAATCCTTCTTGATTTTGTTACTTCTTTCTTTTCCATGATCGACTCCTCCTTTCCTATTTTATGTTGACGGAAATCTGTTTTGGTTTTACCTCTTCCTTTTTGGGGAGGGTGACCGAGAGAATTCCATGTTTGAGTTCCGCGCTGATTTTCTCCGCGTTCACGGATGCGGGCAGCGATATCGTCCGCTGGAAACTGCCGGACCACGATTCTTTTCTGTAGTATTTTTTGTTCTTTTCCTCTCGATCGTCCTTCCTCGAACCTTTGATGGTCAGGACATTCGAGGCAATCGAGACGTCGATGTCCTTTTCTTCGAGTCCGGGAAGTTCGCATGTGACGATAATCTCGTTTCCCGTTTCCACAACGTCAATCGGAAGTGATACGCTTCGATCGAACAACCCGGGCGTTGTCGGAAAACGGTCGAAGTCAAAAAGATCATTGATCTCCTCCTGAAGCTGCTTCAAGCCCGTCCAGGGATCGTTCTTATCCCACGGATAAGGAAGATCTCTGTTTTGCCATCTTATTAATGCCATAATAACACCTCCTCATATAATATATTTTTCATTTCTATTAATAATATTGCAAAATTTATGCCAATCATGGGATAAATGTGATGTTTAACTCTTTATAATATAGTTATTTACTTTCCTTTGTACTTTTAAAAACAATACTATTATACAAACCAAATACCTGTGTGTTTCAGAATGCCACATCGGTTTTTATATTCCTTTTTTATTGTGTCATTTTCACCCGATACCGTTACAGCCAAAAGGGTACACTTGTAGCCAAATTACACAGAGAACCAATACCTCGTCCGCAAAAAATAAAAATATATAAAAAATCTGTTGAAAACCTTGATATTTTGTTATAAATTATTCACGTTAATCAAGGAGGGGAGATGAATATTGAAATAAAAGAAAACAACAATACCGATATCATCGCACGGATCAACAAAACCGTGCAGGATTTGCATACCGGCGCATACCCGGAATACTTCAAACAATACGATTATAAAGCGGTCAGGCAAGGTGTCGCCGACATGCTGGCGGACAAGCACTGGCATTCATTCATCGCTTATGCCGACGATATTCCCGTCGGTTATTTGCTTTGTTTTATAAGGGAATATACGGAAAATCCCTTCAGATGCGCATACAGGGGCCTTCATATCGACCAGATGTGCGTTCTTGAAGATTATCAGCGGCATAACATCGGATCGATGCTTATGGCAAGGGCGGAGGAATTCGCCGCGGAACTCAAACTGGATCATATCGAGTTGACCTTCTGGGATAAAAATATCCACGCAAAAAATTTTTATCAAAAATACGGATTCGGCGAAGCCATGCACTTCGTTATTAAAAAAATAAAACGGTAATCCGATTCCTTCCACATATAATCGCTAACGCCGCGGTTTTTGTCACATCGTTTTTTTGTGGTCCGTATCGACGCTCCGCACCTTCATCATCCCCTTTCCTGTCTTTCGATAATTTCCTTTACTTTTAATATTTGCCCGTTTATACTTATCATTATGATGAACCATGCGGAAGGCCGGTTGCGGGGCTGCCGGGATTATTCTCTTTACTTTCAGGAATGGATCCCGGAGGCGACGGTAAAAGGGTCCGTTCAGATTGTTCACGGCCTGGCTGAACATTCGGGACGGTACGGCCACGTGGTGGAGACGCTCGTACCGGCGGGATTTGCCGTATACGCTGCCGATCTTTTCGGTCACGGTAAATCCGACGGCCCGAGAGGTTATGTTGAAACGTTCCGTGACTTTATCGAAGACGAACGCCTTCTCTTGAATCATTTCAGGGCTATGCACCCTCCTCTTTCGGACAAACCCCGGTTTATGCTGGGTCATTCGCTCGGATCGATCATCGCCGTCCATTACGAAAACGCCTATCCGGGCGATTTCAACGGTCTCGTCCTGTCGGCGTTCGGAACATACTCGGGTTCAAGAGTAAATGCTTTTATGAAGAAAGTATTGCAGGTCCTCTCCTCGATGCTTCCGGCGGTAAAAATCGATCCGAAACTCGACCACCCGAATCTCAGTCGCGACAAAAACGAAATGGACCACTATTACAAAGACCCCCATGTTTTCGTCGACGCCATAACACTCCGCCTCGGCGCCGAAATCGTGAAAAACCAGGAAGCCGTACGGGAAATCGTAAAAAAACTGACGCTTCCCGTGCTCATCCAGGTCGGAAGCGAGGACACGATCATGCTCGGCCACGGGGAGTTCGGAGATATTTTCACCATGAAAGACAGGACGATCAGGGAGTACGAAGGGCTCAAACACGAAGTGTATCACGAGCTTGCGGGGGACAGAAAAACCGCCCTTGCCGATCTCCTCGCCTGGCTTGAATCGCATTCCCGTACATCGGCGTAACAGGCGTTATACCGCCGGCCGTAACTACTCAACGATCAACCGTGGTTTCTGAAATCGATCCAGTACCGGCCAGTCACTTCTTTCAGCTTCGACCGGATGTATACCCGCTCGATTTCCACATACCCGTCAGTGTAGCAATGGATGATCGAATAACTGTTGCCTTTGAGGTCGAGGTAGTCCCCCGAGGAAAGGGTTCCGCATGAAGAGATGATCGTGTCTTCGATCTGGAGGGAAAAGGAGACATGATCGTGCCCCGTGAGAATAAAATGGATATTGTTGTCCGTATGGGTGAAATTCTTCAACACCGCCCCCGAATCACTCAGCATGGTGTCGAAGCGCGTTTTCGGATTGGGAATAAGGTTGCTGTAAAAGGTGACGATATTGATTTTATCGTCCTGTTTCTCTTTGAGAAGGGAAACGGTCTCCCTCATTTTTCTTCGTCCGATGATGCCGCTCTCGATCGCCCTGTCGATTGAATTGATACCGACGACACGCAGCCGCCCCCCCTCATAAAAAGGCTCGAGCGGGCCGATCCACTGCTCGAAAAGGTCCCATCCGATCGTCCTGAGATCATTGTTGCCCGGTATGACGAGCCGCGGGTGCCTGATATGACTCAGCTTTGAAGCGGCGAGTTCGAATTCCGGAAGTTTGTTGGACTCCGTGATATCCCCGGAATGGATGACGATATCGGCCTTTATCTCGTTTATCTGGCGGACCGCCTCCTGAAAGATTTCCTCCATAAAATTATCGAGGGTAAAATGGGTATTCCCGATATGCACGATACGAATGTAGATTTCCCTCTCCTTTTTCGGCTTCAGATGATCGTAGGTGCTGACGATATAACGTCCGCGCCTGATATCGTCGTCGTCCATGATTTTTTTCGTTGTCAGGGTTACCGTGTTTTTTTCAATATCGAGGGTCGAATAGGTGAACAATTCCCGGTAACGCGTCTTGTTGCAGGACGTCGTTCCGGAATTGAATACGACGATCTCCTTTTCACCGTCGGTGCAGGAATAAAGGTTGGAGATATGGCGGTGGCCGTTCAGGACGATATCGACATGCGATTTGAAAATCATCGCGAGGGTGTCCCCGGCATCGATGATGGCTGAACGTTCACGGCCGGTCAGGGGAATGGGGATCAGCGGATGGTGGAAACAGAGTATTTTCAGTTTTCCGGATTTCGAGAGAAAGACGGCCCCGGTTTTTTCATTCGTTCTGATCCCGATTCGACCTTCATCCTGGTCCGGGATGGAACTGTCGAGTCCGAGTATATAGAAGTCCTCATCTTCATATTCGAATGTCCGCGAGCCGAACAACTCTTCGAAGAGAAGGTGGCCGACATTCTTCGCGTCGTGGTTGCCC encodes the following:
- a CDS encoding metallophosphoesterase; translation: MERSIYRDKKENGGASPDIFPHYERYTHTMKKKGASFGKKRIVLLSDTHITNGGAFNREVYEKAVAQINEIPDIDFIIHLGDLTDNGTFLEYEFALQCLERLQRDHKFFIIPGNHDAKNVGHLLFEELFGSRTFEYEDEDFYILGLDSSIPDQDEGRIGIRTNEKTGAVFLSKSGKLKILCFHHPLIPIPLTGRERSAIIDAGDTLAMIFKSHVDIVLNGHRHISNLYSCTDGEKEIVVFNSGTTSCNKTRYRELFTYSTLDIEKNTVTLTTKKIMDDDDIRRGRYIVSTYDHLKPKKEREIYIRIVHIGNTHFTLDNFMEEIFQEAVRQINEIKADIVIHSGDITESNKLPEFELAASKLSHIRHPRLVIPGNNDLRTIGWDLFEQWIGPLEPFYEGGRLRVVGINSIDRAIESGIIGRRKMRETVSLLKEKQDDKINIVTFYSNLIPNPKTRFDTMLSDSGAVLKNFTHTDNNIHFILTGHDHVSFSLQIEDTIISSCGTLSSGDYLDLKGNSYSIIHCYTDGYVEIERVYIRSKLKEVTGRYWIDFRNHG
- a CDS encoding lysophospholipase yields the protein MMNHAEGRLRGCRDYSLYFQEWIPEATVKGSVQIVHGLAEHSGRYGHVVETLVPAGFAVYAADLFGHGKSDGPRGYVETFRDFIEDERLLLNHFRAMHPPLSDKPRFMLGHSLGSIIAVHYENAYPGDFNGLVLSAFGTYSGSRVNAFMKKVLQVLSSMLPAVKIDPKLDHPNLSRDKNEMDHYYKDPHVFVDAITLRLGAEIVKNQEAVREIVKKLTLPVLIQVGSEDTIMLGHGEFGDIFTMKDRTIREYEGLKHEVYHELAGDRKTALADLLAWLESHSRTSA
- a CDS encoding Hsp20/alpha crystallin family protein, whose protein sequence is MALIRWQNRDLPYPWDKNDPWTGLKQLQEEINDLFDFDRFPTTPGLFDRSVSLPIDVVETGNEIIVTCELPGLEEKDIDVSIASNVLTIKGSRKDDREEKNKKYYRKESWSGSFQRTISLPASVNAEKISAELKHGILSVTLPKKEEVKPKQISVNIK
- a CDS encoding TRAP transporter substrate-binding protein gives rise to the protein MKKTDVISLLFVFLIISGCSGNKEEKTIELTYSIFFPPSHIQCVTAEDWAKEIEKRTGGKVKITMFPGGALTNATQCYDGVVNGISDIGMSCFAYTRGRFPFLEGIDLPLGYPDGKTATRIANAVVDTFKPAEVGDTHVLYLHAHGPGMLASNKPIRTMEDLAGLKVRATGLSSKIVQSLGGVPVGMSQSETYEALQKGVADATLCPIETLKGWKQGEVISYITDTSVIGYTTAMFVVMNKQAWEKLSAKTQAVITAVSGEWIEKHGEAWDTADREGKAFVDELGKETISLSAEEKARFREAVSGLVRDYIDQAEKAGLPGGELISDIRAMLDAQ
- a CDS encoding GNAT family N-acetyltransferase, with protein sequence MNIEIKENNNTDIIARINKTVQDLHTGAYPEYFKQYDYKAVRQGVADMLADKHWHSFIAYADDIPVGYLLCFIREYTENPFRCAYRGLHIDQMCVLEDYQRHNIGSMLMARAEEFAAELKLDHIELTFWDKNIHAKNFYQKYGFGEAMHFVIKKIKR
- a CDS encoding galactokinase, with protein sequence MKPDTIKKDLKEGTALFDTLTALYGESRFEAQPERYSRLCGEYLAHFGDSDRDTGIFSTPGRTEIGGNHTDHNHGRIIAAGIDIDTIAAAGKRDDGIITVRSDGYRDGFVVDCGDLDVRPRETQTTNALIRGIAAGMRASGYRIGGFNAYVNSDIGTGSGLSSSASFEILIATILNSLYNNGDIGRKELALIAQKAENEYFGKPCGLMDQLACAYGGIVAVDFLDPAEPVVEKLDFDFSRHGYCLAVVETGGSHADLTGEYAAIPGEMASVALAFGKSWLRDIESEAVIIDTVRSLSGTLSDRAILRAIHFFRENARVEKQTDSLKKGDLSEFLRLVRASGDSSFKWLQNCYVSSNSDRQPIPLALACTEIFIETRGEGACRVHGGGFAGTVLVFLPRRDLTDYSRYMKRIFSGNPVAELTIRKQGTLRIV
- a CDS encoding Hsp20/alpha crystallin family protein, encoding MEKKEVTKSRRICPARCDISEENGNIILRMEMPGVMKDNLDVKIDGDILVVEGKKEIPRIKEGEFLVQEIRHADYHQEFTLDDTIDRNRIEAELKKGILHLTLHIKESEKPRKINVVTK
- a CDS encoding TRAP transporter small permease, which encodes MTATMLTSLLKKVVYILAAIAGCGIAAMIGITCCDVILRIFGSGLIGAFDLVRITFVVTIACGLPYVTSVKGHVAIEFFFHKLPEKGRVIVDTGIRILSVLLFGLLAWQSVQYGLSLFRSGEVTPTLQVPIFWLGFLICLDCVVVMFVILYHLFHPGKVLIEP